CGCTGGTGAGCACCGCGGCGGCGTTGGCCACGTGCTCGGGCAGGACCTCGCGCTTGAGCAGGGTGCGCTGGGCGTAGTACTTGCCCAGTTCCTGCTCGTCCACGCCGTAGACCGCGGCACGCTTGGCGCCCCAGCCGCCGGCGAAGATCCCCGAGCCGCGGACCACGCCGTCGGGGTTGATGCCGTTGACCCGGATGCCGTACTCGCCCAGTTCCGCCGCGAGGAGCCGTACCTGGTGGGCCTGGTCGGCCTTGGTGGCGGAGTAGGCGATGTTGTTCGGGCCGGCGAACACGGAGTTCTTCGAGGAGATGTAGATGATGTCCCCGCCCATGTCCTGGACGATCATGACCTTCGCCGCGGCTTTGGCAACGAGGAAGGAGCCCTTGGCCATGACGTTGTGCTGGAGGTCCCAGTCCTTTTCGGTGGTTTCCAGCAGCGGCTTGGAGATGGACAGCCCGGCATTGTTGACCACCAGGTCCAGGCCGCCGAACGCCAGCACCGCTTCCTGGATCGCCGCAGAAACCTGTGCCTCGTCGGTCACGTCGGCCTGGACGCCGAGGGCGACGTCGGGTCCGCCGAGCTCGGCCGCGACTGCCTGCGCGTTCTCCAGGTTCAGGTCCGCGATCACCACGCAGGCGCCTTCCGCGGCGAGGCGGGTGGCGATGGCCTTGCCGATGCCCGACGCCGCACCCGTGACCAGGGCGATGCGGGTGGCGTGGGACTTCGGTTTGGGCAGGCGGGCCAGCTTGGCTTCCTCAAGGGACCAGTACTCGATCCGGAACTTCTCGGATTCCCCGATCGGGGCGTACGTGGAGATCGCCTCGGCGCCGCGCATCACGTTGATCGCGTTGACGTAGAACTCGCCGGCCACGCGGGCGGTCTGCTTGTTCGCGCCGAAGGAGAACATGCCCACGCCCGGCACCAGCACAATGGCCGGGTCCGCGCCGCGCAATGCGGGACTGGCCTCGGTGGTTGAGCCTGCCGAAACCGCGTGGCGGTCGTAGTAGGCCTGGTAGTCCTCACGGTAGTCGGCGTGGAGTTCCTGCAGCCGGGCGATCGAGTCATCGATGGACGCGTCCGCCGGCAGGTCCAGGATCAGCGGCTTGACCTTGGTGCGGAGGAAGTGGTCCGGGCAGGACGTGCCCAGCGCGCCGAGCCTGGGGTGCTCGGCGGCTTCCAGGAAGTCCAGGACGACGGCGTCATCGCTGAAGTGCCCCAGCTGCGGTTTGTCCGTGGATGCCAGCCCGCGGATGACCGGCGCCAGCGCGGCGGCCTTGGCACGGCGCTCGGCTTCCGGCAGCGCGCCGTAGGCGGGCAGCTTCGGCCCGAAGGGCTCGGCGCGGCCGTTCTCCGCAATGAATTTTTCGGCCTCGTCAATGATCCACAACGAGTTGGCTTCGGCCTCTTCGCTGGTGGCGCCCCAGGCGGTGATGCCGTGCCCGCCCAGGATGGTGCCGACGGCCTGCGGGTTGGCGTCCTTGATCGCGGCGATGTCCAGGCCCAGCTGGAACCCGGGGCGGCGCCAGGGAACCCAGACCACCTTGTCGCCGAAGATCTTGGTGGTCAGGGCCTCCCCGTCCACGGCCGTGGCAATCGCGATGCCCGAATCCGGGTGCAGGTGGTCCACGTGCGCGGCATCCACCAGCCCGTGCATCGCGGTGTCGATCGACGGTGCAGCGCCGCCCTTGCCGTGCAGGCAGTAATCAAAAGCGGCCACCATTTCATCTTCACGGTCCACCCCGGGGTAGACGTTCTTCAAAGCGTTCAGCCGGTCCAGGCGGAGCACGGCGAGGTTTTCCGCCTTCAGCGTGCCGAGGTCCCCGCCGGAGCCCTTGACCCACAGGAGCTCGACGTCCTCGCCGGTCACGGGGTCCTTCTCGGTGCCCTTGGCCGAGGTGTTGCCGCCGGCGAAGTTGGTGTTCCGCTTGTCCGCGCCGAGGCGGTTGGAGCGGGAGATCAGCGCCTCGACGGCCTTGTTCGCGTTTGTCTTGTTCATCTCTATGCGCCCCATCCGGCCTGGTGACCGCCCACGCGGTCTTCGTTGATCTGTTTCTGGTAGCCGCTGGCCTTGAACGCGGCCATCGGGTCCGCGGGCAGGTCACGGGATTCACGCCATTCGGCCAGGACCGGACGGACGTCGGTGTAGAAGGCATCGTTGAAGACGGCGTTGGCGCCCAGCACATCCCCGGCACGCTGGGCTTCGCCCAGGGCGGCGGTGTCCACCAGCAGCGCCCGGGCGGTCATTTCCTGCACGTTAAGGACTGATCGGATCTGGCCGGGGATCTTTTCTTCCAGGTTGTGGCACTGGTCCAGCATGAGGGCCACGCGTGAATTCTCTCCTGCGGACTTGCCGAAGCCGCCGCCACGGATTACCTCGTGCATGATGCGGAACAGCTGGAACGGGTCCGCCGCGCCCACAATCAGGTCATCATCGGCGTAGAAGCGCGAGTTGAAGTCGAAAGAGCCCAGCTTGCCCAGGCGCAGCAGCTGCATCACGATGAACTCGATGTTCGTCCCAGGAGCATGGTGCCCGGTGTCCAGGCAGACGAACGCCTTCTCCCCCAGCGCCAGGGTCTGCGCGTAGGAGGTGCCCCAGTCCGGAACGTCCGTGTGGTAGAACGCGGGTTCGAAGAACTTGTACTCCAGCACCAGGCGCTGGTCCTCGCCCAACCGGGCGTAGATCTCCTGCAGCGACTCCGCCAGGCGGTCCTGCCGGCCGCGGATGTCATCCTGGCCCGGGTAGTTGGTGCCGTCCGCCAGCCAGATCTTCAGGTCGCGGGAGCCGGTGGCGTGCATGATGTCGATGCACTCGAAGTGGTGGTCGATCGCACGGCGGCGCACGGCCCCGTTCGAGGACGTCAGCGAGCCGAACTTGTACCCGTCATCCTGGAAGGTGTTCGAGTTGATCGTGCCCAGTCCCACGCCCAGGCCGGCCGCGTACTCGCGCAGGGCCGCGTAGTCATCCACCTTGTCCCACGGAATGTGCAGCGCAACGGTGGGAGCCAGGCCTGTTAGTTCGTGCACCTTCGCGGCGTCCGCCAGCTTCTCCTGCACGGTCCGCGGAGTGCCCGGCGTTCCGAACACCTTGAAACGGGTACCTGAGTTGCCATAGGCCCAGGAGGGTACTTCGATGGCAAGCTCCTCGAGCCTGCCCAGCGCCGTTGCTACGTCATTCATGATGGTTCTTTCCGGTCTGTTGTAGTGCGATTGTCTGTTGTTGCCGACTTCCGTGTCGGCCATGCGGTCGGTACGTCCCGCTGTTATTGACGCTTGCTTGTCAGTGGACGCTGGCTAGCCCGGGGCGTCGGCCGTGGCCAGCTGGTCCTCCAGGTTGAAGATCTCCTGGAGCGCCACAAATCCTGTGTCAGGGGGCTGCTCCGTGTCTTCGAAAAGCGTGGCCATCTCCGCCTGCCAGCGGGCGTTGACGTCGGTCAGTGCCATCCTTGCCCGCACGGCGTCGAAGTCGTCGCACTCCACATAGCCCACCAGCAGCCCGTCCTCGCCCAGGAAGAGCGAGTAGTTGTGCCAGCCCGCGTCCTTGAGCGCACGGAGCATCTCCGGCCAGACGGCGGCGTGCCGGCGCCTGTACTCATCGATCAGTCCAGGTTGGACCGAGGAGCGAAAACACACCCTCATCTGCGACTCTCCTGAATTTCCGGTTCGTTGAATCGTTTCATTGTTACGATTCAAAGTACTCTTGAAGTCGAGTAAGTGTCAAGCAATTGTCAGTGGTTGAAACCTTTGTCTGGCCGCACGCCGTTTCGGTCGCCGGGCAACGGGGACCGACCGAGGACAATTGGCCAAAGGGTTCGGTCCTGGCGCTGCACGCCGTCCCGCAATAGAAAGCTTGGAGAAACATGTCACGGTCAGCCAGCATCAAGGATGTTGCGAACCATGCCCGCGTGGCGGTGGGAACGGTTTCCAACGTCCTGAACTACCCGGACCGGGTTTCCCAGCGGACCAAGGACCGGGTGCTGCAGGCCATCGACGAGCTCGGCTTTGTCCGCAACGATGCGGCCCGCCAGCTCCGCGCCGGGCACAGCCGCACCATCGGACTGATCGTGCTCGACGTCGGCAACCCCTTCTTCACCTCGGTTGTCCGCGCCGCCGAGGACGCCGCGGCCCTGCAGGGAAGCGCCGTCCTGCTTGGGGACAGCGGGCACGACGCCGGCCGCGAGTCGAACTACATCGACCTCTTCCAGGAGCAAAGGGTCCAGGGCCTGCTGATCTCGCCGGTGGGCGACGTCACGGACCGGCTCGACCTGCTGCGGGAACGCGGCGTGCCCACAGTCCTGGTGGACCGGCTGGCCGACGAGGCGAAGTACAGTTCCGTCTCGGTTGACGACGACGCCGGAGGGTACCTCGCGGCGCGGCACCTGCTGGACACCGGCCGCCGTCGGCTTGCCTTTGTGGGAGGCCCGACGTCGATACGCCAGGTGGCGGACCGCCTCCTGGGGGCGCAACGCGCCGTCGCCGAGGTTCCGGACGCATCACTGGAAGTGCTGGATTCCGCCGGGCAGACCGTCCTCGCCGGCCGCGGCGTGGGCGACCAGCTGGTCCGCCGCAGCGCCGACGAACTTCCGGACGGCGTGTTCTGCGCCAATGATCTGCTGGCACTCGGTGTGATGCAGTCCCTGGCCATGATGCACACGCTCAGGATTCCCGAGGACATCGCGCTCATCGGTTACGACGACATCGATTTCGCGGTGTCCGCCGTGGTGCCGCTGTCCTCGATCCGGCAGCCAACGGAAGCCCTGGGGCGGACCGCCATCGAGCTGCTTGCGGAGGAACTGGAATCCGACAACCCCAAGCACCGTGCCGTGATCTTCACTCCTGAGCTCGTGGTTCGGCAGAGCACCGCAGGGGCCGAGGGATCTTCGCTCGGCTAGATTTCCGACATGCAGGCCTGTGCCCCGGCTGGCCTCGTCGACCTCTCCGATGCCTACCGGGACCGCAACGACGGCATAATCAGCGTTTCCGGTAGTAGTCTCTCCAGATCAGACGGTGCAGAGGTACCTTCCGCGGCAGCGACCTCAGACCGGGGATGAACGGCAGCAGGGTCAGCAACGCGGTCAGCACGAACATTGTGACTACGACGAGGGCATCAGCATTCGGCGACGACTTGAACGGTTCTATCTGGTAGAAGAACGAGAAGAGCCACAGCCAGGACTGCCCGGGCGTGTCCCCGGTCTCGTTCATCACGCCCCATTGGTCCCCGGTGAGGTGTTGGCTTGTCGCAAGATCCGGGAAATAGCTGCCGTCTCCCAGAAACAGGAGGCTGCGGGTGTAGTCCATGTTGTAGAAAATTCCGCCACCCTGCAGCGCTCCGTCCAGATTGCCTTGCCGTGCCATGTCGAGCAAAGCGCCGGTCAGCGCAGGGACAGGGCCATAATCGCCGTCGGCCACCTTTGCCGGATCGTTGTCGGGCGCTGCGGCGAGGGCATCAGAATAGGCGGCTGACCAGTCAGCCCGTTGCTGATCCGTGGCGGCCATCCAATCGGCAACGGCGGCTGGCGGCGACGGCAGCGTCTCAAGGGGGGCAATCACCAAATCATTGGCCGTATCGACCGGAAGACGCACGCCCGAGAGACTTTGGAGGTCGACAGGACCGATCTTTTGCGACGCGTCCGGAGTCGAATTGTACGGCGGCCCATACCCTGCTGTGTCGCTGGTCCCGCCAAGTTCCTTTGCAGCGGTGGCGACGAAATCCGCCGGGGCGGCACTTGCCCACCCTTTGAGACTGACGCTGGGCTCGTCTGGTGACCCGAAGATGGCGGACACCCCGAGCACAAGCAGGCCCACCACGACAACGCCTATGGCCAGTTCCTTGACCAGGTCGTACTCACGAACGCTGCCTGTCCAGGGCCGACTGGCAATGTTGTCCGCCTTGCGCCAGGAGGTCCTGCTGCTTTCCCGGGTCATCGCACTGCGTCCTTGGCTGAGGTGGACTCCGGAGGTTCGGCCTGCTCCGGGTGGTTGTGCAACAGCTGGGCGTCGCTATCTGCCGCTTCCAGCGGCGGAGTGACACCGTGAACCCGGACCAGGAGGACGTGCAGGACGACAATGGCGCCCACCGCCAGGGGAAGCAGGGTGATGTGCCAAACGAAGATCTGTCCGAGGTTGGCCACGTTGAACCAGGCGCCCACGCCGACGGCGTTCAACGCGTCCTTGGCTTCGAAGGCGATCCACTGGGAATCGAAGTTCGTCTGAAGCAGATACCCGGTGAAGGCAGCGACGATGGAAACGACGAAGGAGAGCATCCCGGTGATCCAGGTCAGGACGCGGCCCCCGCGCCAGGCTGCCATCCAGAACTTAAGCCACAGGTGCACCACCATGAACATGAAGAAGAGTTCCACGCTCCACAAGTGGGTGCTGTTGACGAAGCTGCCCCACGAGGACACGTGATACCACTGTGGTCCGTTCAATCCCAGCACGACCCCGGAAATGATAATCCACAGCAGCGAAGCGATGGCCCCCATGCCGAACACATAGGCCCACGACATCACATAGCTTGGCTGGTCCACCGGCAACAGCTTGTCCGGAGGAAGCTTCCCAAGCAGCCACCGGCGGGCTTTGCCGGTCCAGGTGCGGGCATCGGCTTCCTCGGCCGGCTCATGGGCGGTCCTCCCGGTTGTCACTTCCGCCGCTTCCCGCCGGGAAAAGGAAGGACCAGGGCAAGGATGAACAGAATGATCATCACTACGATCACAATCAGGTTTCCCGACTGGATGGTGAAGCCATCCCAGCCAAAATATGTTCCGGCCCCTACCGTGCCAACGCCTGCGACTAGCCATCCGGTCATGGGAATGCTCGATTCTCTATAAGATCCCGGTACAACCGGACCACAGCCAAGAATCCGAAGCTAGAGTCTTTGGCCCCAGTGCTCCCGAATGCTCGCAGGACCTGGGGCTTGATGGGTCCGCCTTTCCTGGCTGCTCGTCACAACGACGAATGTTGCAGGCAACATTGGCAGGGCGGCGCGGCGCTACGGCAGGCTCCTCAGGCTCGACTGCCGGGGCTGGATTTTCTCCACCATGAGGTTCCGGTAAGCGGCCCTCAACGGTGCCATCTGACGGAAGCCGAGATAGCCTCCGCCGAGCACGCTGCCGCTCTCATCCAGCCACTCGAAAAGGGGCAGCCCGTTGATGGAGAACGCCACGCGCGGGCCGTCCTTCACCAGCTCCATCCGGTAGAAATCCCGGGCATCCTCTGCGGGCGGCAGCGGATCGGCCCCCTGCGCCACCAGTTCAAACCCGGCACTTTTCCGCAGGTTGCAGGTCCGGAATGCCCGCTCGGATTCGTACTTGTGCCGGAAGTAGGAGACGTGGAGGGCATCGATATCGCCGGAGTGGTACTGCGGGTAGTAACCGCTGCGCGGAGCAAGACCGGCCGAAAACAGGTCTCGTCCGCCATGCCCTGCAGCCGAAAAGAAGACCATGGCCAGGCCGGGCTCCTGGACCGGCAGGAACTCCCAGCTGACCCTGACATGGTCCGGGAACTCAACCGGGCACCAGAAGGTCCAGTGCGCGTGCTCCCCGAACTCTTCGTCGTCCAGTGCCCCGGAAAGCTCCAGCGCACCTCCGTAGCCGCCCAGGCTCAGAGGCCCTTCGGCCACCCAGTCGGTCACGTCCGCCGGGCCGGCAAGGGGGTTGGCATACAGCAGGTCCGTACCCACCGGCGACGCTCCCACTTAGCCCCGCCCCGCCGTCGCAGGTCCCGCCGTCGCCCGCCCCGCCGTGGTGATTCCCGCCGTCGTGCCCTCACGGCCAGGCCGGACATCCGGACCGAAGCCGAGCAGCCCAAGCTGGCCGGCTACTTCCCGGGCGATCAGCAACGCACCGCGCCGGGAAAAGTGCGTGTTGTCCGCCAGTCCCTCCGGCCAATGGGCGTGCTCCCCGGGCCCAAAGTGGCAGAACAAGGGCCTGGATCCCTCCTCGCCGAGCCGGGTGTAGAGCCCGCGCGTCCACGTGTTGAGGTCGATGACCGGGACGTGCAGTTCCGCGGCGAGCTCCCGGACTACGTCGGGATAATCCTCCAGGCTCTGTTCCAGCCGGGCACCGGTGGGATCCGCGCCCACGGAACCGCCGCCCGCGGACCTGCTCCACGCCGACCTGCTCGCCGCCGAGGGAAGGAAGTGCCGGCGCTCCACCGAAGTGCAGAGCAACGGCACCGCACGGCGGCCCCGGATCTCGGCCGCCATGCGGCGCAGGTTGGCTGCGTATCCCGTCCTGGCCGCGAGGTGCTGGCGTTTCTGGTCGTTGTGGCCGAACTGGATGAGCACAAGGTCACCTTCCCCGGCCAGTTCCAGCAGTGCGTCCCACAAGCCTTCGGCCCGGAAGGACTCCGTGCTGGCCCCGCCCTTGGCAAAGTTGTGGACAGCAGCCCAGGTGTACACGTGCGGGGCAAGGTGGGCGCCCCAGCCACTCATCGGATACTCAAACGTGGGGCAATTAGCGACCGTCGAGTCGCCGGCCAGGAGGATCTTCATTTCAGTCTTTCGGTCAGGTGGACGATGTCGGTGTATCCCGCAGCAGGCCGCTCAGCCCTTGACCGATCCGATCAGCATGCCCTTGGCGAAGTGCTTCTGCAGGAAGGGGTAGAACACCAGGATGGGCAGGGTGGCCACCACGATCACTGCGAACTTGATGCCCTGCTCCGGCGGAATGTACGCCGGGTCCACGTTGCCGGCGCCCAGCAGGTCGCTGGCCGCCGTGACCTGGCGCAGGTACATCTGCAGGGTCCACTTGGAGTTGTCGCTCAGGTACAGCAGCGGCGACATGAAGTCGTTCCAGATGCCCACGGCGTAGAACAGGGCAAACGTGGCCAGCACCGGTTTGGAGAGCGGCAGCAGGATCCGCCACAGGATTCCGATTTCCGTGGCGCCGTCCATCTTGGCGGATTCCTCCAGCTCGGCCGGGAGCTCCTGGAAGAAGTTCTTGATGATGATCAGGCTGAACGGGTTGATGGCCGCCGGCAGGATCAGCGCCCAATAACTGTTCAGCAGGCCCAGGTCCTTGACCACCAGGAACGTGGGGATCATGCCGCCGGAGAACACCATGGCGAAGATGACCAGGCTCAGGATCAGCTGCCGGCCGCGGAGGTTCCGCTTGGCCAGCGGGTACGCCATGGTGACCGTCAGGATGAGCTGCACCACCGTGCCGACGGCGGTCACCAGCACCGTGGTGACCAGCGCCTTGGTGAAGGCCTGCGTGGAGAAGATGTATTCGTACGAGCCCAGGGAGAACTGCTCCGGCCAGATGAAGAACGGCCGCCGGGTGATTTCCGCTTCGGTGGCAAACGAACCGGCGAACACGTAGATGAAGGGCAGCAGCGTCAGGATGCCGATAACAGCCAGGAAGACGTAGTTTGCGGCATCGAAGATCCTGCCGCCGCGTGTGTTGTGGATTTTCATGGCTTAGAACAGTCCGCTCTGGTTGAATCGCTTGGCCAGCCAGTTGGTGCCGAAGATCAGCACGATGCCCACCAAGGACTTGAAGAGCCCGACGGCGGTGCTGTAGCTGTAGGCCCCCTGCGTGATGCCGACGAAGTAGACGTAGGTGTCGAAGACGTCCGCCACGCTGCGGTTGAGCGCATTGGTCATCAGGTAGATCTGTTCGAATCCGGTGTTGAGCACCTGGCCGATCGCCAGGATCAGCATCACGATGATGGTGCTGCGGATGCCCGGCAGCGTGATGTGCCAGACCCTCCTGAACCGGCCGGCGCCGTCGATGATGGCGGCCTCGTACTGGTCCTGGTCCACGGTGGACAGGGCGGCCAGGAAGATGATGGTCCCCCAGCCGGTGTTCTTCCAGATTTCCTGCAGCACAATCAGCGGCCGGAACCATGCGGGATCGGACAGGAAATCGATGTCGGTGCCCAGGACGCCGTTGATGAACTGGAACAGCGGCCCGATATCCAGCGCGAAGAGCAGGAAGCTCAAGGACGCCACGATGGTCCAGGACAGGAAGTGCGGAATGTAAACCAGGGTCTGCACAGTCCGTTTGAGGACACTCAGCCGCACCTCGTTCAGGAGCAGGGCCAGGATGATGGTCAGCGGGAACGCCACCAGGAGGTTCAGCGCCGCCAGGATGAGTGTGTTGCCCAGCAGCCGGCCGAAGTCCGGGTTGCTGAAGAAATCCTCGAAGTGCGCGAAGCCCACCCAGGGGCTGGCGTTGACGCCCAGGAACGGGACGTAGTCCTTGAAGGCAATGGAGACGCCGTACATCGGGGCGTAGCGGAAGACGGCGAAGTAGATCACACCCGGCAGAAGGAGCAGGTAGAGCCATTTGTAGTGGGCGAAGTGCACGGCAGAACGGCGTCGCCGCCCCGGTGCAGGCACGGGTGGCGGCGCCTGCTCCGGGGCTTTGACGTCAACGGTTGACGCTGTCACTTGCGGTTATCCTGCCAGAGCTTGTTGATCTCTTCCTTGACCTTGTTGCCGCCGCTGGTGTCCCACAGCTTGATGGCGTCCTTCAGGCCCTGCTCGTCGATCTGGCCGGCGAGGTACTTGATCCGGGCATCGGCCACGATGTTGTCCAGCTGCGCGCCCTTGGATACGTATGTGGGTGAAACGAACGCTGCGGCGGGGTTGTAGACGGCGCTCTTGAGGTCCCCGGCCATGACCTCCACGCGCTTGTCGAACACCTTCTGTTCGTAATCGCTGGCCTGCTTGACCGGGTAGAAGTTGTTGCCCGCCACGTTCATGCCCAGCTGGGCGTAGCTCTTGATGTCGGTGCTGACGGCCTTGCCCTCAGCCGTTTCGGGCTTAATGGTGGCAGCCTTGCCGTCCTCGACGGCGAAGTTCACGCCTTCGATCCCGTTGTTGAACAGGGTGGCAACGTCCTTGGAGTTCATCTTGTCCAGGAACTGCAGGATGTTGTTCAGCTCGGCTTCAGTGCGGACGCTGGACTTGGGCACGGCGAGGAAACCCGAGTAGCCGTCGGTGGGGTGGGCGTGCAGCTCGCCATCGGGGCCCTTGAGGTTGCCCACGAAACCCACCTTGTTCTGGAAGTCGTTCGGGTTGGCCTGCTTGAACAGGTTGATCAGCACGCTGACACGGGAGTCGACGTCGACAATCATGCCGCCCTTGCCGTTGAAGAACGGTTCGTTCCACTTGGTGCCGTCGAAGGTGGCGAAATCAGGGTTGATGAGCTTCTCGTCCACCATTTTCTTGACGAAGCGGTTGGCTTCGAGGAATTCCTCGGTTTCAAAGCTTGGGACGAGCTTGCCGTCCTTCTCGGTCCAGCGGTTTCCCGCGCCGTACCACTCTTCGATGATGTCGTACGGGCTGTTCGAGCCCAGGGCGCCCCACTTGGGGATGGTGATGCCCCAGGTGTCGTTTTTGCCGTTACCGTCCGGATCCTTTTCGGTGAAGGCCTTGGCCACGTTGTAGAGGTCCTCGGTGGTTTCGGGGGCCTTCAGTCCGAGCTTGTCCAGCCAGTCCTGGCGGAACATGACGGCGGCACGCATGGGCCCGCGGGCGCGGAAGACGCCGTACACCTTGCCGTTGACGCTGGCGTTCTGCTGGATGTCCGGGAAGGTGGTCTTGAGGTTCGGATAGTCCTTGAGCTTGTCCGTGAGGTCCCAGAACGCACCGGCTTCGGCGTTCTTGACGAAACCGGGCGACTTGCTCTGGACCACCATCACCTGGGGAATCTCGGAGGAGGCCAGGGTGATGTTCATCTTGTCCTCGTAGGACGCGTTGGGCGTCCACGTGATGCTGACGTCCTTGCCGGTGAGCTCCTCGAACTTCTTCTGCACGGCGCCGTCGGCGCCCGGCGGCTGGGCTTCCAGGAACGGCGCCATGATGGTGATCTTCGACGGGTCAGCCGCGGGCGCTTCGCCCCCGCTGCAGGCGGTGAGGGAGAGGGCCGTGGCGGTCACGACGGCGGCCGCGACGCTAAGTCTTCTGCGGATCATGGTTTTTCCTTTTCCACTTCTTTGGGGTCGGTTTGCTTGGTTAGGCGTTGGGATGTGCGGTGGCTAGTGCGGTGGCTAGCGGGGAAGTTCGCTGAGTTCCGAACGGCGGCCAGCCCACCGGGGTGCTCCTGGCGGCCCGATCAGTTCCAGGCACAGCATCACGTTAAGGCTCCATTGGGAGGCCCAGTTGGTGGACAGGCGGGGGAACTCCCGCACCGGCTGCCAGGTGTGCGCCTGCTTGAGGGACTCGGCAAACGGGACATCCAGTCCGTCCTCGGCGTCAGCCAGGAGGATCTCCCAGACCTTCGCGGCGAGCCCTTCGTCCCGGTAGTACCAGGCACCGTAGGCCATCATGCCGCTGGCCATCGAAGGCCAGCTGAAGTGGCCGTCGTCGAGCGTCCCGCCGGTGAGCCGTTGCTTTTCGGCCTCCGGAAGTGCGTAGAAGCGGCCGAAGTCGGCGATCATCCGGCGGAAGCCCTCAAGGTCCAGGGCCTCGGCCACCTCCATCCAGAC
This genomic window from Arthrobacter sp. 24S4-2 contains:
- the rhaI gene encoding L-rhamnose isomerase, with translation MNDVATALGRLEELAIEVPSWAYGNSGTRFKVFGTPGTPRTVQEKLADAAKVHELTGLAPTVALHIPWDKVDDYAALREYAAGLGVGLGTINSNTFQDDGYKFGSLTSSNGAVRRRAIDHHFECIDIMHATGSRDLKIWLADGTNYPGQDDIRGRQDRLAESLQEIYARLGEDQRLVLEYKFFEPAFYHTDVPDWGTSYAQTLALGEKAFVCLDTGHHAPGTNIEFIVMQLLRLGKLGSFDFNSRFYADDDLIVGAADPFQLFRIMHEVIRGGGFGKSAGENSRVALMLDQCHNLEEKIPGQIRSVLNVQEMTARALLVDTAALGEAQRAGDVLGANAVFNDAFYTDVRPVLAEWRESRDLPADPMAAFKASGYQKQINEDRVGGHQAGWGA
- a CDS encoding DUF1961 family protein — encoded protein: MGTDLLYANPLAGPADVTDWVAEGPLSLGGYGGALELSGALDDEEFGEHAHWTFWCPVEFPDHVRVSWEFLPVQEPGLAMVFFSAAGHGGRDLFSAGLAPRSGYYPQYHSGDIDALHVSYFRHKYESERAFRTCNLRKSAGFELVAQGADPLPPAEDARDFYRMELVKDGPRVAFSINGLPLFEWLDESGSVLGGGYLGFRQMAPLRAAYRNLMVEKIQPRQSSLRSLP
- a CDS encoding sugar ABC transporter permease; the encoded protein is MTASTVDVKAPEQAPPPVPAPGRRRRSAVHFAHYKWLYLLLLPGVIYFAVFRYAPMYGVSIAFKDYVPFLGVNASPWVGFAHFEDFFSNPDFGRLLGNTLILAALNLLVAFPLTIILALLLNEVRLSVLKRTVQTLVYIPHFLSWTIVASLSFLLFALDIGPLFQFINGVLGTDIDFLSDPAWFRPLIVLQEIWKNTGWGTIIFLAALSTVDQDQYEAAIIDGAGRFRRVWHITLPGIRSTIIVMLILAIGQVLNTGFEQIYLMTNALNRSVADVFDTYVYFVGITQGAYSYSTAVGLFKSLVGIVLIFGTNWLAKRFNQSGLF
- a CDS encoding LacI family DNA-binding transcriptional regulator, with the translated sequence MSRSASIKDVANHARVAVGTVSNVLNYPDRVSQRTKDRVLQAIDELGFVRNDAARQLRAGHSRTIGLIVLDVGNPFFTSVVRAAEDAAALQGSAVLLGDSGHDAGRESNYIDLFQEQRVQGLLISPVGDVTDRLDLLRERGVPTVLVDRLADEAKYSSVSVDDDAGGYLAARHLLDTGRRRLAFVGGPTSIRQVADRLLGAQRAVAEVPDASLEVLDSAGQTVLAGRGVGDQLVRRSADELPDGVFCANDLLALGVMQSLAMMHTLRIPEDIALIGYDDIDFAVSAVVPLSSIRQPTEALGRTAIELLAEELESDNPKHRAVIFTPELVVRQSTAGAEGSSLG
- a CDS encoding cytochrome b N-terminal domain-containing protein — translated: MTTGRTAHEPAEEADARTWTGKARRWLLGKLPPDKLLPVDQPSYVMSWAYVFGMGAIASLLWIIISGVVLGLNGPQWYHVSSWGSFVNSTHLWSVELFFMFMVVHLWLKFWMAAWRGGRVLTWITGMLSFVVSIVAAFTGYLLQTNFDSQWIAFEAKDALNAVGVGAWFNVANLGQIFVWHITLLPLAVGAIVVLHVLLVRVHGVTPPLEAADSDAQLLHNHPEQAEPPESTSAKDAVR
- a CDS encoding carbohydrate ABC transporter permease, translated to MKIHNTRGGRIFDAANYVFLAVIGILTLLPFIYVFAGSFATEAEITRRPFFIWPEQFSLGSYEYIFSTQAFTKALVTTVLVTAVGTVVQLILTVTMAYPLAKRNLRGRQLILSLVIFAMVFSGGMIPTFLVVKDLGLLNSYWALILPAAINPFSLIIIKNFFQELPAELEESAKMDGATEIGILWRILLPLSKPVLATFALFYAVGIWNDFMSPLLYLSDNSKWTLQMYLRQVTAASDLLGAGNVDPAYIPPEQGIKFAVIVVATLPILVFYPFLQKHFAKGMLIGSVKG
- a CDS encoding rhamnogalacturonan acetylesterase, translating into MKILLAGDSTVANCPTFEYPMSGWGAHLAPHVYTWAAVHNFAKGGASTESFRAEGLWDALLELAGEGDLVLIQFGHNDQKRQHLAARTGYAANLRRMAAEIRGRRAVPLLCTSVERRHFLPSAASRSAWSRSAGGGSVGADPTGARLEQSLEDYPDVVRELAAELHVPVIDLNTWTRGLYTRLGEEGSRPLFCHFGPGEHAHWPEGLADNTHFSRRGALLIAREVAGQLGLLGFGPDVRPGREGTTAGITTAGRATAGPATAGRG
- a CDS encoding bifunctional aldolase/short-chain dehydrogenase; this encodes MNKTNANKAVEALISRSNRLGADKRNTNFAGGNTSAKGTEKDPVTGEDVELLWVKGSGGDLGTLKAENLAVLRLDRLNALKNVYPGVDREDEMVAAFDYCLHGKGGAAPSIDTAMHGLVDAAHVDHLHPDSGIAIATAVDGEALTTKIFGDKVVWVPWRRPGFQLGLDIAAIKDANPQAVGTILGGHGITAWGATSEEAEANSLWIIDEAEKFIAENGRAEPFGPKLPAYGALPEAERRAKAAALAPVIRGLASTDKPQLGHFSDDAVVLDFLEAAEHPRLGALGTSCPDHFLRTKVKPLILDLPADASIDDSIARLQELHADYREDYQAYYDRHAVSAGSTTEASPALRGADPAIVLVPGVGMFSFGANKQTARVAGEFYVNAINVMRGAEAISTYAPIGESEKFRIEYWSLEEAKLARLPKPKSHATRIALVTGAASGIGKAIATRLAAEGACVVIADLNLENAQAVAAELGGPDVALGVQADVTDEAQVSAAIQEAVLAFGGLDLVVNNAGLSISKPLLETTEKDWDLQHNVMAKGSFLVAKAAAKVMIVQDMGGDIIYISSKNSVFAGPNNIAYSATKADQAHQVRLLAAELGEYGIRVNGINPDGVVRGSGIFAGGWGAKRAAVYGVDEQELGKYYAQRTLLKREVLPEHVANAAAVLTSAELSHTTGLHIPVDAGVAAAFLR
- a CDS encoding L-rhamnose mutarotase; this encodes MRVCFRSSVQPGLIDEYRRRHAAVWPEMLRALKDAGWHNYSLFLGEDGLLVGYVECDDFDAVRARMALTDVNARWQAEMATLFEDTEQPPDTGFVALQEIFNLEDQLATADAPG